A single region of the Winslowiella toletana genome encodes:
- the glgB gene encoding 1,4-alpha-glucan branching enzyme — MSELPDRHAINAIISGHYADPFALLGMHQTDAGLEVRALLPDASEVWVIETKTGRKCVQLKCLDSRGFFSGVIPRRKNPFRYQLAVIWHGEQNLIDDAYRFGPLLAELDSWLLSEGTHLRPYETMGAHADVIDGVTGTRFSVWAPNAQRVSVVGEFNYWDGRRHPMRFRRESGMWELFIPGARQGQLYKFEIIDVYGQLRLKADPYAFEAQMRPQTASMICGLPEKVEMKPERKAANAFDAPISIYEVHLGSWRRHTDNHFWLSYRELAEQLVPYVKEMGFTHIELLPINEHPFDGSWGYQPLGMYAPTRRFGTRDDFRYFIAAAHAAGLNVLLDWVPGHFPSDEFGLAKFDGTELYEHGDPREGYHQDWNTLIYNFGRREVSNYLAGNALYWMERFGIDGLRVDAVASMIYRDYSRKPGEWIPNAYGGRENLEAVSFLRYTNRTLGHAAPGSITVAEESTDYPGVSRPPESGGLGFWFKWNLGWMHDTLDYMKLDPVHRRYHHNLMTFGLLYNYTENFVLPLSHDEVVHGKRSILDRMPGDAWQKFANLRAYYGWMWAFPGKKLLFMGNEFAQGREWNHDTSLDWHLLEGEDNWHNGVQRLVRDLNLTYRHHKPMHQLDFDHSGFEWLVVDDHENSVFAFVRRDHAGNEIIVIANFTPVARHDYRFGINQPGSWREILNTDAGHYHGSNLTNGLLHSQPVNSHQREHSLSMVVPPLATVWLMREGE; from the coding sequence ATGTCTGAGCTTCCCGATCGCCATGCGATCAATGCGATTATTTCCGGCCATTATGCCGACCCTTTTGCGCTGCTTGGTATGCATCAAACCGACGCCGGGCTGGAGGTGCGTGCTCTGTTGCCTGATGCGTCAGAAGTCTGGGTGATTGAAACCAAAACCGGGCGGAAGTGTGTGCAGCTGAAGTGCCTTGATTCACGCGGATTTTTTAGTGGTGTGATCCCACGGCGTAAAAACCCGTTTCGCTATCAGCTGGCGGTGATCTGGCATGGTGAACAGAATTTAATTGATGATGCTTACCGTTTTGGTCCGCTACTGGCTGAGCTGGACAGCTGGCTGCTGTCGGAAGGGACGCACCTGCGCCCGTATGAAACCATGGGCGCTCATGCTGATGTGATTGATGGCGTTACCGGCACGCGCTTTTCCGTCTGGGCGCCCAATGCCCAGCGTGTTTCGGTGGTAGGCGAATTCAACTATTGGGATGGCCGTCGCCATCCGATGCGTTTTCGCCGTGAAAGCGGCATGTGGGAACTGTTTATTCCGGGGGCGCGTCAGGGGCAGCTGTATAAATTCGAAATTATCGATGTGTATGGCCAGCTGCGGCTGAAAGCCGATCCTTATGCTTTTGAAGCGCAGATGCGACCGCAAACCGCCTCGATGATTTGTGGCCTGCCGGAAAAAGTAGAGATGAAACCGGAGCGTAAGGCGGCGAATGCCTTTGACGCGCCCATCTCTATCTATGAAGTGCATCTCGGTTCCTGGCGTCGCCATACTGATAACCATTTCTGGCTCAGTTACCGCGAGCTGGCTGAGCAGCTGGTGCCCTATGTCAAAGAGATGGGGTTTACCCATATCGAACTGCTGCCGATTAACGAACATCCGTTTGACGGCAGCTGGGGTTATCAGCCGCTGGGGATGTACGCGCCGACCCGCCGTTTCGGTACCCGTGATGACTTCCGCTATTTTATTGCTGCGGCGCACGCCGCCGGGTTGAACGTGCTGCTCGACTGGGTGCCAGGCCACTTTCCTTCCGATGAGTTCGGTCTGGCGAAGTTTGACGGCACCGAACTGTATGAGCACGGCGATCCGCGCGAGGGCTATCACCAGGACTGGAACACGCTGATTTACAACTTTGGTCGCCGCGAAGTGAGTAATTACCTGGCGGGCAACGCGCTCTACTGGATGGAGCGCTTTGGTATTGATGGCCTGCGGGTTGATGCGGTGGCATCGATGATTTATCGCGACTACAGCCGTAAACCAGGCGAGTGGATCCCCAATGCGTATGGTGGTCGCGAAAACCTCGAAGCGGTGTCGTTCCTGCGTTACACCAACCGCACGCTAGGGCACGCGGCACCGGGCAGTATTACCGTTGCCGAAGAGTCGACTGACTACCCCGGCGTGTCGCGTCCGCCGGAATCGGGCGGGTTGGGATTCTGGTTTAAATGGAATCTTGGCTGGATGCACGACACCCTCGACTATATGAAGCTCGATCCGGTGCATCGTCGCTATCATCACAATCTGATGACCTTTGGGCTGCTGTATAACTACACCGAAAACTTTGTGCTGCCGTTGTCCCATGACGAAGTAGTGCACGGTAAGCGCTCGATCCTCGATCGCATGCCGGGCGACGCCTGGCAAAAGTTTGCCAACCTGCGTGCCTACTATGGCTGGATGTGGGCATTCCCGGGTAAGAAGCTGCTGTTTATGGGCAACGAATTTGCTCAGGGACGCGAGTGGAATCATGACACCAGCCTCGACTGGCATCTGCTGGAGGGCGAGGACAACTGGCACAACGGCGTGCAGCGGTTGGTGCGCGATCTGAACCTGACCTATCGCCATCATAAACCGATGCATCAGCTCGATTTTGACCACAGCGGCTTTGAATGGCTGGTGGTCGACGATCATGAAAACTCGGTATTTGCCTTTGTCCGCCGCGACCACGCGGGCAATGAGATTATCGTGATCGCCAACTTTACGCCGGTCGCACGCCATGACTACCGTTTTGGCATTAATCAGCCGGGCAGCTGGCGTGAAATTCTTAATACCGACGCCGGACATTATCACGGCAGTAACCTGACTAACGGCCTGCTGCACAGTCAGCCAGTCAACAGCCATCAGCGTGAACATTCGCTCAGTATGGTGGTACCACCACTGGCAACCGTGTGGCTGATGCGGGAGGGCGAATGA
- the glgX gene encoding glycogen debranching protein GlgX, protein MSSLLEGRPEPSGASYDGKGINFTLFSHFAERVELCLFDAEGNETRYDLPARSGDIWHGYLPAATPGQLYGYRVHGPWQPQQGHRFNPAKLLVDPCAREVIGEVTDDPRFQCGIEEPDGEDSAAIAPKSVVIIDDFDWGDDQPPRVPWGSTVIYEAHVRGLTKLHPDIPEEIRGTYAALGHPVMIDYFQRLGITALELLPVAYFASEPRLLRLGLTNYWGYNPLATYALDARYASGVDQLHPLNEFQQAVKALHSAGIEVILDVVFNHTAELEETGPTLSKRGVDNKSYYWLSDEGEYQNWTGCGNTLNISHPEVMQWTLECLRYWVEVCHVDGFRFDLATVMGRSPDYDPQAVMFEALKADPLLSQVKLIAEPWDVGPGGYQVGNFPEPFAEWNDHFRDAMRRFWMYGDISNGEFARRFAGSSDVFQQRGRLPSASINLVTAHDGFTLRDVVSFERKHNQANGEDNRDGSNNNYSHNHGVEGLKAPLTVIEHRRNSVHALLTSLLLAQGTPMLLAGDEHGHSQHGNNNAYCQDNQLTWLDWQDNDSGLFDFTAALIHLRRRIPALQQDSWWQEGDGNVQWLNADGQPLSSEQWEQDVHRMQILLSDRWLITINASEEVSDIVLPDGEWRAIPPFAGDDNPILTTVWHGPAHGVSVFQKQS, encoded by the coding sequence ATGAGTTCATTACTGGAGGGGCGTCCTGAGCCGTCGGGTGCCAGCTATGACGGTAAAGGCATCAATTTTACGCTGTTCTCCCACTTTGCCGAGCGCGTAGAACTGTGCCTGTTTGATGCCGAGGGCAACGAAACGCGTTATGACCTGCCAGCGCGCAGTGGTGATATCTGGCATGGTTATCTGCCCGCCGCCACGCCCGGCCAGCTGTATGGTTATCGCGTACACGGCCCGTGGCAGCCGCAGCAGGGGCACCGCTTTAATCCGGCCAAGCTGCTGGTCGATCCCTGCGCCCGTGAAGTGATCGGGGAAGTCACCGACGATCCGCGTTTCCAGTGCGGTATCGAAGAGCCAGACGGCGAAGACAGTGCCGCCATCGCACCGAAAAGCGTGGTGATTATCGACGATTTCGACTGGGGCGATGACCAACCGCCACGCGTGCCGTGGGGATCGACGGTTATCTACGAAGCCCACGTGCGTGGCCTGACGAAACTGCATCCGGATATTCCTGAAGAGATCCGCGGGACTTATGCCGCACTGGGCCATCCGGTGATGATCGACTATTTCCAGCGGCTGGGTATCACCGCACTGGAACTGTTACCGGTGGCCTATTTTGCCAGCGAACCACGACTGTTACGGCTGGGCTTAACCAATTATTGGGGCTATAACCCGCTGGCAACCTATGCGCTCGACGCGCGTTACGCTTCCGGCGTGGATCAGCTTCATCCGCTGAATGAGTTTCAGCAGGCGGTTAAAGCGCTGCACAGTGCGGGTATTGAGGTGATTCTTGACGTGGTGTTTAACCACACCGCCGAACTGGAAGAGACCGGGCCCACGCTGTCGAAACGCGGCGTTGATAATAAAAGCTATTACTGGCTGAGCGACGAAGGCGAGTACCAGAACTGGACCGGCTGCGGTAACACGCTGAATATCAGCCATCCCGAGGTGATGCAGTGGACGCTGGAGTGTCTGCGCTATTGGGTGGAAGTCTGTCATGTCGACGGTTTCCGCTTTGACCTCGCCACTGTGATGGGCCGCTCGCCGGATTATGACCCACAGGCCGTGATGTTTGAGGCGCTGAAAGCCGATCCGCTGCTGTCGCAAGTTAAGCTGATCGCCGAGCCGTGGGATGTTGGCCCCGGTGGTTATCAGGTGGGGAATTTCCCCGAGCCGTTTGCCGAATGGAATGATCATTTTCGCGATGCGATGCGCCGCTTCTGGATGTATGGCGATATCTCTAATGGCGAATTTGCCCGCCGCTTTGCCGGCTCCAGTGATGTGTTCCAGCAGCGGGGGCGTCTGCCCTCGGCCAGCATCAATCTGGTTACCGCGCACGACGGTTTTACACTGCGCGATGTGGTGAGTTTTGAGCGTAAGCATAACCAGGCCAACGGCGAAGATAATCGTGATGGCAGCAACAATAATTACAGCCATAACCACGGTGTTGAAGGGCTGAAGGCGCCACTGACGGTAATTGAGCATCGCCGTAACAGCGTTCATGCGCTGTTGACTTCGCTACTGCTGGCGCAGGGCACGCCGATGCTGCTGGCCGGTGATGAACATGGTCACAGCCAGCATGGCAATAATAACGCTTACTGCCAGGACAACCAACTGACGTGGCTCGACTGGCAGGACAACGATAGTGGGCTGTTTGACTTCACCGCCGCGCTGATCCACCTGCGCCGCCGTATTCCGGCGTTACAGCAGGACAGCTGGTGGCAGGAGGGCGACGGCAACGTACAGTGGCTGAATGCTGACGGGCAGCCACTGAGCAGTGAGCAGTGGGAGCAAGACGTGCACAGAATGCAAATCCTGCTTTCAGACCGTTGGCTAATAACAATAAACGCCTCTGAAGAGGTGAGTGACATCGTACTGCCTGATGGAGAGTGGCGCGCCATTCCTCCTTTTGCCGGGGATGATAACCCGATCCTTACAACCGTCTGGCATGGACCCGCGCACGGTGTGAGCGTGTTCCAAAAGCAATCATAA
- the glgC gene encoding glucose-1-phosphate adenylyltransferase, which translates to MVKLERADHLMLARQLPTQTVALILAGGRGTRLRDLTAKRAKPAVHFGGKFRIIDFALSNCINSGIRRIGVITQYQSHTLVQHIQRGWSFFSEEMNEFVDLLPAQQRFSTESWYRGTADAVTQNLDIIRRYNAQYVVILAGDHIYKMDYSRMLLDHVDNRAQCTIACIPVPIAEASAFGVMAVDSNNKVIEFVEKPANPPSMPGDDTQSLASMGIYVFNADYLYQLLEEDLQQPDSSHDFGKDLLPKIVASGEAYAHSFNLSCVQSDDNAPPYWRDVGTLEAYWRANLDLATVTPELDMYDHEWPIRTQMEQLPPAKFVQDRSGSHGMTMNSLVSGGCIISGSVVVHSVLFPRVRVNSFCNIDSSVLLPDVVIGRSCRLRRCVIDRACELPEGMVIGENPDEDSRRFYRSEEGIVLVTRAMLARLAKAAG; encoded by the coding sequence ATGGTTAAATTAGAAAGAGCAGATCATCTGATGTTGGCGAGACAGCTGCCAACGCAAACTGTAGCCCTCATCCTTGCTGGCGGACGCGGCACGCGCCTGCGGGATCTTACCGCTAAACGTGCCAAGCCTGCCGTGCATTTTGGCGGCAAATTCCGCATCATCGACTTTGCGCTGTCAAACTGTATTAATTCGGGCATCCGTCGTATTGGCGTGATTACCCAATATCAGTCACATACGCTGGTGCAGCATATTCAGCGTGGCTGGTCATTTTTCAGTGAGGAGATGAACGAGTTTGTTGATCTGCTCCCGGCGCAGCAACGTTTCTCGACGGAAAGCTGGTATCGCGGTACTGCCGATGCGGTGACGCAAAACCTCGACATTATCCGACGCTATAACGCGCAGTATGTGGTGATTCTGGCGGGCGACCATATCTATAAAATGGATTACTCGCGCATGCTGCTGGATCATGTAGATAACCGCGCGCAGTGCACCATTGCCTGTATTCCGGTGCCGATTGCCGAAGCCAGCGCCTTCGGTGTGATGGCGGTGGACAGCAACAATAAAGTGATCGAATTTGTTGAAAAACCGGCCAATCCGCCGTCGATGCCGGGTGATGATACTCAGTCATTAGCCAGCATGGGGATTTACGTCTTTAACGCCGATTATCTCTATCAGTTACTGGAAGAGGATCTGCAACAGCCTGATTCCAGCCATGACTTTGGCAAAGACCTGCTGCCAAAAATTGTCGCCAGCGGCGAAGCTTACGCCCATTCATTTAATCTTTCCTGCGTACAGAGTGACGATAACGCCCCGCCTTACTGGCGTGATGTCGGCACTTTAGAAGCCTACTGGCGCGCCAATCTTGATTTAGCCACGGTGACGCCGGAACTGGATATGTATGACCATGAATGGCCGATTCGAACCCAGATGGAGCAGCTGCCACCGGCTAAATTTGTTCAGGATCGTTCCGGCAGTCATGGAATGACCATGAACTCACTGGTTTCCGGCGGCTGCATTATCTCCGGTTCAGTGGTGGTGCACTCGGTGTTATTCCCGCGCGTGCGGGTGAATTCATTCTGCAATATCGATTCCTCGGTGCTGTTACCCGATGTGGTAATTGGCCGCTCATGTCGTCTGCGTCGTTGCGTGATCGATCGCGCCTGCGAGCTACCGGAAGGCATGGTGATAGGTGAAAACCCTGATGAGGATAGCCGCCGGTTTTATCGCTCGGAAGAGGGGATTGTGCTGGTGACGCGAGCGATGTTGGCCAGACTGGCCAAAGCGGCTGGCTGA
- the glgA gene encoding glycogen synthase GlgA — MQVLHVCSELFPLLKTGGLADVVGALPAAQIAEGTDTRVLLPMFPDLRKGITDTEVVAELQTFAGYVRLHFGHFNGVGIYLIEVPGLYDRPGSPYHDESQFAYTDNYLRFALLGFIGCELACGLDTWWRPDVVHAHDWHAGLTCAYLAARGRPAKSVFTVHNLAYQGLFSAHHMDQIQLPWSFFSMHGLEFYGQISYLKAGLFYADHITAVSPTYAREITQPEFGYGMESLLELRLREGRLSGILNGVDPAIWDPEHDLLLGSRYNRDVLEAKAENKRQLQTTMGLKVDDKVPVFAVVSRLTRQKGLDLVLESLPGLLEQGGQLVLLGAGDAVLQQGFLAAAAEHPGQVGVQIGYHEAFSHRIIGGADVILLPSRFEPCGLTQLYGLKYGTLPLVRRTGGLADTVNDSSLENLADGIASGFTFEDSNAWSLLRAIRRAFVLWSRPSLWRYVQRQAMGMDFSWQVAARAYRDLYQRLL; from the coding sequence ATGCAGGTTTTACATGTCTGTTCAGAACTTTTTCCGCTGCTCAAAACCGGGGGTTTAGCGGATGTTGTCGGGGCATTACCAGCAGCACAGATTGCAGAAGGAACGGATACGCGGGTGTTATTACCGATGTTTCCTGATTTACGTAAAGGCATTACCGATACAGAAGTGGTTGCGGAACTACAAACCTTCGCCGGTTACGTTCGGCTGCATTTTGGGCATTTTAATGGCGTCGGGATTTACTTGATTGAGGTGCCGGGCCTGTACGATCGTCCGGGAAGCCCTTATCACGATGAGTCTCAGTTTGCTTACACGGATAACTATTTGCGCTTTGCACTGCTGGGCTTTATCGGCTGTGAACTGGCATGTGGGCTGGATACCTGGTGGCGTCCGGATGTGGTGCATGCGCACGACTGGCATGCCGGTTTAACCTGCGCCTATCTGGCGGCGCGTGGGCGTCCGGCGAAGTCGGTATTTACCGTGCATAACCTGGCCTATCAGGGGCTGTTTTCGGCCCATCATATGGATCAAATTCAGCTGCCGTGGTCATTCTTCAGTATGCATGGCCTCGAGTTTTACGGGCAGATCTCATATCTGAAAGCCGGGCTATTTTATGCCGATCACATTACGGCGGTCAGCCCGACCTATGCGCGTGAGATTACCCAGCCGGAGTTTGGTTACGGCATGGAGTCGCTGCTGGAGCTGCGATTACGTGAAGGGCGGCTGAGCGGTATTCTCAACGGTGTTGATCCGGCGATCTGGGACCCAGAACATGATCTGCTGCTCGGTTCGCGTTATAACCGTGATGTGCTGGAAGCCAAGGCGGAGAACAAGCGACAGTTACAGACGACCATGGGCTTAAAAGTCGATGACAAAGTGCCGGTGTTTGCGGTGGTCAGCCGTTTAACCCGGCAAAAGGGGCTGGATCTGGTGCTGGAGTCGCTGCCCGGACTGCTGGAACAGGGCGGTCAACTGGTGCTGTTGGGAGCCGGTGATGCGGTGCTTCAACAGGGCTTTCTCGCGGCGGCGGCGGAACATCCGGGGCAGGTTGGCGTGCAAATTGGTTATCACGAAGCCTTCTCCCATCGCATTATTGGCGGCGCAGATGTCATTCTGCTGCCCAGCCGCTTCGAACCTTGCGGGCTGACGCAGTTATACGGTCTGAAATACGGTACTTTACCGCTGGTGCGCCGTACCGGCGGGCTGGCGGACACGGTTAACGACAGCTCGCTGGAGAATCTGGCGGATGGTATTGCCAGTGGTTTCACCTTCGAGGACAGTAATGCCTGGTCGCTGCTCAGAGCAATCCGGCGTGCTTTTGTTTTGTGGTCCCGTCCTTCACTTTGGCGTTATGTACAGCGTCAGGCGATGGGGATGGATTTTAGCTGGCAGGTGGCCGCACGTGCCTACCGCGATCTTTATCAACGCTTGCTGTAA